The stretch of DNA AGCGCTATAAACCAAGCCTATCAATCGACTGGCAGAGCTGAGCCACCGCGTCGGCAGACTGCAAGACTCCTGATTTTTCTTCCGGAGTCAATGATATTTCAATGATTTTTTCAACGCCATTTAATCCCAGCTTAACCGGAACGCCAACAAAAAGATCTTTCACACCATATTCTCCCTGGCAATAGGCCGCACAAGGGAGAATCTTGTTTTTATTTTTAAGTATGGCTTCGACCATTTCAACAATAGCCGCAGACGGAGCATAATAGGCGCTTCCCGTTTTTAACAGGCTGACGATTTCCGCACCCCCTTCCTTTGTCCTTTTAATGATCTGATCCAATCGGTCTTTCGGAATCAATTCGGTCACCGGAATGCCAACAACGGTTGTATAGCGAATCGCCGGCACCATCGAATCGCCGTGTCCACCCAGAACAAATGCGTTGACATTTTCGACTGAAACACCGAGTTCCATGGCAATAAAAGTCCGAAACCGGGCGGTATCCAGAACTCCCGCCATTCCAATGATTCGATTCTTGGGAAATTGGCTCACTTTAGATGCAACATAGGTCATCGCATCCAGTGGATTGCTCACGATTATCAGAATCGCTTCAGGTGAAACCTGTGCGACCTGGCGTGTCACCTGTGCAACGATAGCTGCATTTGTTTTGAGCAGATCATCCCGGCTCATACCAGGCTTTCTGGCAACCCCCGAAGTGATGACGACAATATCCGATCCGGAAGTATCTGAATATTCGTTCGTTCCTTTAATTCGGGTATTAAATCGATAAATGGGACTTGATTCCAGGATATCCAGCGCTTTCCCCTGCGGAAGATCGGGAACAATATCAAGCAGAACAAGGTCGGCCATCTCTTTTTCAGCCAACCTTTGCAATGTCGATGAGCCGACATTTCCAGCTCCGATGACCGTTATTTTATTCCTTCTTTTCATCTCAGTTCCAGACCGAATAGGCATTTGAAGCTTTTCAGGGTCAAAATACAATAATCAACTTGGATTTGTCAATTATCGTTTGTAGAAGGCCCTCACCCGCAATAAATCAACGGCGGATTAAGGGTTCACGAAAGGTGGGTTTGATATTTGATCTCCAACGATAACCGGCTCAAGGCTCCTGGACACGATCGCCGTAGAGCTCTCTTTTTCGACAGAAATGACCTCCAGATCCGCGATGATCCGGCGGGGCAGCGATTCGATTCCAGATGGAGAGTAAAAGGGTGCTTTTTTTCCCTCTTTAAATACGACGAAGAGATTTCCAGGCTGGACACCATCCTGACTCCCTTTGTCGAGATAGACAATGTCATGCTCGCCGTTATTCTCTTTGATATCCTTGGATGCCACAACAACGCCATACATCTGTTTGGGAAATGGTGTTTCATGAATTACGACATTGATTGGGTCCATGGGATGATAAGGGGCCACCGAGTCTTTGAGACTAATCAACTGGTACGATTTGATAATTTTCGCGGAGTAGGTGTCCTTCCGGCTTGCCATCGAATTGGGAATAATCTCCAATACCCCTTTAATCCGGATTAATTTTCCCATTAAGCGGCGGGTTTTGGGATGATGAATCGATTTGACCTGTTCAAATATCGTGTATTGTTCTCCGAGTTTAAATCGATGTGATCCTTCCGGGATGAGATAAACCACATCACCCTCTCCGAGAAGAAGATGCTCGTTCTCGGAAGCGACAATGAGACCCTTTCGATCGCTTTCAGAGGACTCTTTTAAGATGAAACCCCCGGTTAAAAGGTCGGAAGTGGTCCAGGCCGTTCCCTTTTTCGAGTCGTTCTCCAGAGGAGCGGACTCGGTCAATTCTCCATTCTTCGCTTCTTCCTGAATGGACGGTACGGATTCTTTCTCTTCTGTCACCTTTTCTTCTTTAAGAACCGCGGGTTCCGTTTCGGGCTTTTCGGCAACAGGTTCGATTTTCACTTCGACGGGACTCTCCTCTGTCTTGGTCATCTCCTTTAAGACTTCTTCAGCAGGGAGAAATATTTTCATGCCGGGATAGATTTTATCAGGATGAGGAATGGCCTGATTTTTACCCCAGAGCTTCGGCCACAAAAAAGGGTCTGTGTAATGAGACGAAGAGATCGCCCAAAGCGTATCACCTTTCTTCACAATATATTCCGTTCCGGGAAGGGCCTCGGCAAAACCGGAAGAACAAAAAATCAGGATCATTAAAAGAGATGAAAGAAAACTCTTGATTTCATAAGATTTTATTGTCATTTTGATCTCCTCAAACTCTTTTCAAAAGATACCATACCGTCCCTTTTTGTCAAGCCGGAACAATGATCTCCATCTCAATTCGCTCCCGTGGATTGTCCTTTCCATCTCGCGGGAGATTGACAATCTTATCGGCAACCTCCATGCCCGATATGACTTCTCCAAAAACGGTATACTGGCCATCCAGAAACAGCGCGTCTGCGACGCAGATAAAGAATTGAGACCCGGCGCTGTTAGGATTTGCCGCCCTCGCCATGGAAACAATCCCCCTCTTATGGCTCTTCTTGCTGAACTCCGCATTGATCGTATAACCGGGCCCCCCCATGCCATGGGCGGACCGATCCTCTTTATGCAATCGGGTATTCGGATCTCCTCCCTGAATCATAAATCCGGGAATAACGCGATGAAAGGTCGTTTCATCATAAAATTTCTTCCCTGCGAGCGAGAGGAAATTGGAAACATGTCCCGGCGCGACGTCCGGAAATAACGTAATCTGAATCTCTCCCAGCCTCGTTTTTATGGTTGCACTTTGTTTCTGTTCCGTCATGATTCCATTCTCCTGTATTAGGTCTAACGTGGCTCGCGGAAAGACTCTCACGGCCGCCGTAGGTTATTATTTTGTTTTCAATGTTTTTCATTCCCCTGATTCTGAACGAGGGGTTCCTTCTCCGAAAAGACGAATGCCCCAGATTCCAATCTCATACAGGATCACCAGAGGGATCATCATCAGCATCATGTTAAAGACATCGGGCGTGGGTGTCAATACCGCAGCGACAATTGAATTAATAAGAATGGCATATTTTCTATTCTTGGCCAGCCAACGGGAAGTAACAAATCCGGCCTTTCCCAGCAAGATCAACGCAATGGGTATTATAAAGATCAGACCGAACGCCAGCATCAATTTCAATATGAAATCGACATATTGCGTTAAAACAATTTGGGGTTTAATCCCCTCCTGAACACCGAAGTGGATCAAGTAGTTTAATGCAAATGGCAAAACGATGAAATAGCTAAACGATACGCCGAAAATAAAGAACAGGGATCCCCCGAAAACAAATGGGATTGCGATACGCCGCTCCTTTTTAAGAAGACCCGGAGAGATAAATCTCCAGGTTTGATAAAGAATAAACGGGAACGATACAAAAAGTGAGGCAAAAAATGCGATTTTCATGCTAACCCACAGCGCTTCCGCCGGTGAGTTGAAATAAAGATCCGCTGGAAGGAGTCTGCGCAAGCCGTTGAGGAGCGTATCAACCTCCTGCAGTGCCACCGCAAAAAAAATGCCCAAGATGATCAGCGACTTGATCACCCGGGACCGGAGCTCGATCAAATGAGCCGTCACCGGCATGATTTTTTCCGGAGACGTGCCGGATTCTTTGGTCTTACTCAATTTTTCCGGCTCTTTTTTCAGCATCAACAACGGGATTTCCGGGTTCCTTGATTTTTCCCAGGACGGAAACCACGGCCTCTTCGACATCCTCCGATTTTCTCCGGAAATCAGCGGTCATCTGTCCAAGAGAGCGCGCCAGGGCGATCATCTTCTCAGGTCCGAGAACGAGAAATGCGATCACCAGAATGACGAGCAATTCGGAAAAACCGATCCCAAACATAGGCCTCAGACCTTCATTTTATTCAATTTGAACTGACGGATCATTTCCATCAAATGATCTTTTAAAGCCAGTTTTTCAACATGAATCTTTTTTGCGGAAACCTCTTCGTCCGGAAGGAGATTCTTTCTTTTATTTAATTTCTCAAGCTGCTTTGAAAGTCTCTCATGGACTTTTTCATCATCCCGGAATTGCGTGTTCTCTTTTCGAAGCTTTTTGACGATCTCTTCGTCCTTTTTCGTATATTGCATGCATCCCCTCCACTTTAGGAAAATAAATTCAGAGTAGCTTCCCGATTAACCCTCTTCAGGAAGTTTCCACTGGAAGATGACGGCATCTTCTTTTGGATTTGAATAATAACTTTTTCGAACAGCAATCTGAATAAACCCCGCTTTCTGATAGAGCGACTGAGCCGGCAGATTCGAATGTCTTACCTCCAGAAAAATCTTCCGGACATTTTTCATCTTCATTTTTTCGATCAAATAGGCAATCATTTTATTTCCGATCCCTTTTCTTCTGAGATTCGGTTCAACTGCAAAATCCAGAATATGGCATTCGTCAAAAAGTGACATCATGAAAAGGTAACCTCCGATCTTTCCTTCGCACCGTACCAGAATCTGTTCCGAAAACGGATTCTTCAGATACTCATTTTCAAACATCTCTCTCGTCCAGGGATTTGAAAAAGAACGATTGGCGATTTCCAATACCTCCTCCAGGGCATCGCCACTCATTTTTTCAAAAGTGCAATCCACCTTGCTGCTTTCTTACAGAAGGAAATTCAGGCATGACCAGATCAAGGTCGTTCTCCGGAATTTCCTTTTTCTCCCTAAAATGGCGATATCCGATCTGAGCCACGGAGTGCGCCGTAGGGTGCCTGAACAGAGGGGAATAATAGAAACGATGCTCCGACTGCGATTCAAGCCACTCCACCGGAAGTTCGCCCAATAAATGGAGCGGGCCCTCAACCTCTTCCCAAAACCGGTTCAACGGGACGATCTTCCCCGGTTGAAGGGGAGCCAGTTGGGAAGGGTCCACGTAATGATAGAGCGCCATATAAACTTCATTTTTTCTCGCCGGAATCAAAGGACAAAT from Nitrospirota bacterium encodes:
- the mdh gene encoding malate dehydrogenase; the encoded protein is MKRRNKITVIGAGNVGSSTLQRLAEKEMADLVLLDIVPDLPQGKALDILESSPIYRFNTRIKGTNEYSDTSGSDIVVITSGVARKPGMSRDDLLKTNAAIVAQVTRQVAQVSPEAILIIVSNPLDAMTYVASKVSQFPKNRIIGMAGVLDTARFRTFIAMELGVSVENVNAFVLGGHGDSMVPAIRYTTVVGIPVTELIPKDRLDQIIKRTKEGGAEIVSLLKTGSAYYAPSAAIVEMVEAILKNKNKILPCAAYCQGEYGVKDLFVGVPVKLGLNGVEKIIEISLTPEEKSGVLQSADAVAQLCQSIDRLGL
- a CDS encoding LysM peptidoglycan-binding domain-containing protein encodes the protein MTIKSYEIKSFLSSLLMILIFCSSGFAEALPGTEYIVKKGDTLWAISSSHYTDPFLWPKLWGKNQAIPHPDKIYPGMKIFLPAEEVLKEMTKTEESPVEVKIEPVAEKPETEPAVLKEEKVTEEKESVPSIQEEAKNGELTESAPLENDSKKGTAWTTSDLLTGGFILKESSESDRKGLIVASENEHLLLGEGDVVYLIPEGSHRFKLGEQYTIFEQVKSIHHPKTRRLMGKLIRIKGVLEIIPNSMASRKDTYSAKIIKSYQLISLKDSVAPYHPMDPINVVIHETPFPKQMYGVVVASKDIKENNGEHDIVYLDKGSQDGVQPGNLFVVFKEGKKAPFYSPSGIESLPRRIIADLEVISVEKESSTAIVSRSLEPVIVGDQISNPPFVNP
- a CDS encoding peptidylprolyl isomerase — translated: MTEQKQSATIKTRLGEIQITLFPDVAPGHVSNFLSLAGKKFYDETTFHRVIPGFMIQGGDPNTRLHKEDRSAHGMGGPGYTINAEFSKKSHKRGIVSMARAANPNSAGSQFFICVADALFLDGQYTVFGEVISGMEVADKIVNLPRDGKDNPRERIEMEIIVPA
- the tatC gene encoding twin-arginine translocase subunit TatC codes for the protein MLKKEPEKLSKTKESGTSPEKIMPVTAHLIELRSRVIKSLIILGIFFAVALQEVDTLLNGLRRLLPADLYFNSPAEALWVSMKIAFFASLFVSFPFILYQTWRFISPGLLKKERRIAIPFVFGGSLFFIFGVSFSYFIVLPFALNYLIHFGVQEGIKPQIVLTQYVDFILKLMLAFGLIFIIPIALILLGKAGFVTSRWLAKNRKYAILINSIVAAVLTPTPDVFNMMLMMIPLVILYEIGIWGIRLFGEGTPRSESGE
- a CDS encoding twin-arginine translocase TatA/TatE family subunit, which encodes MFGIGFSELLVILVIAFLVLGPEKMIALARSLGQMTADFRRKSEDVEEAVVSVLGKIKEPGNPVVDAEKRAGKIE
- a CDS encoding DUF465 domain-containing protein, with product MQYTKKDEEIVKKLRKENTQFRDDEKVHERLSKQLEKLNKRKNLLPDEEVSAKKIHVEKLALKDHLMEMIRQFKLNKMKV
- the rimI gene encoding ribosomal protein S18-alanine N-acetyltransferase; translated protein: MSGDALEEVLEIANRSFSNPWTREMFENEYLKNPFSEQILVRCEGKIGGYLFMMSLFDECHILDFAVEPNLRRKGIGNKMIAYLIEKMKMKNVRKIFLEVRHSNLPAQSLYQKAGFIQIAVRKSYYSNPKEDAVIFQWKLPEEG
- the tsaB gene encoding tRNA (adenosine(37)-N6)-threonylcarbamoyltransferase complex dimerization subunit type 1 TsaB, whose protein sequence is MLVLAVETSTSMGSVALLENENLVGEISLMNQMHHSQRILNMISLLLKESNVVLKDIDLLSVSVGPGSFTGLRVGVATMKGLASGLEKPLKGVPTLEAFAGQMGYTSFPICPLIPARKNEVYMALYHYVDPSQLAPLQPGKIVPLNRFWEEVEGPLHLLGELPVEWLESQSEHRFYYSPLFRHPTAHSVAQIGYRHFREKKEIPENDLDLVMPEFPSVRKQQGGLHF